One Oryza glaberrima chromosome 11, OglaRS2, whole genome shotgun sequence genomic region harbors:
- the LOC127754129 gene encoding uncharacterized protein LOC127754129, with product MLWTHLCNSHFGSIGEKLLEVSDPNLCEDVMREHCCSLDVIDVCKDSSQHDLFCFMNVEGAKEVADAAELQREKRKEGNDIIKAVKKKLRNLPSDRSSNEFHVACKIIQEMCHKLLKSSCTDYREFVLPLLRFHRWRELKKCISQGEITSRPNITNKDIDDIFMNGCCSPEWNASLELDSKTDKQNKHTTNLKLSYSDNLIAGEDKRSEVLVENANPSDLELIDVEDNGVKPSATLETKVKIGQFNDEIAGTSNYQNSVQDVPKILVPKISDPSLYKPPPDPRIVNQQATRYGYSALHRPAIGQSVVTPVNRLVEIVDAANKFDPYEVEHSHQSYRREQAKIPKDQELCVICFFERYSTIAMASGKIIHHCQTIHQNAGTKCNSCNARFLKDSDLEFHRRYYHQQQ from the exons ATGTTATGGACTCACTTGTGTAATTCCCATTTTGGTTCAATAGGGGAGAAACTACTTGAAGTTTCAGATCCAAACCTGTGTGAGGATGTGATGAGGGAGCATTGTTGTTCCTTAGACGTCATAGATGTGTGCAAGGACTCAAGTCAGCATGACTTATTTTGTTTCATGAATGTGGAAGGTGCAAAGGAAGTAGCTGATGCTGCTGAACTGCAAAGGGAGAAACGAAAAGAAGGAAATGACATCATCAAGGCAGTCAAGAAGAAGTTGCGGAATTTACCTTCGGATAGATCAAGTAATGAG TTCCATGTTGCTTGTAAAATTATTCAGGAAATGTGTCATAAGCTCCTCAAAAGTTCATGCACTGATTACCGAGAATTCGTGTTGCCCCTTCTTCGATTCCACCGATGG AGGGAGCTCAAGAAATGCATAAGTCAGGGTGAAATTACTTCCCGTCCAAACATTACCAACAAAGATATTGATGATATATTTATGAATGGTTGTTGTTCGCCTGAGTGGAACGCTAGTTTGGAACTTGATTCAAAGACTGATAAGCAAAACAAGCATACAACAAACTTAAAG CTTTCGTATTCTGACAACTTAATTGCTGGAGAAGATAAAAGAAG TGAGGTCCTCGTTGAAAATGCTAACCCCTCAGATTTGGAATTGATTGATGTGGAGGACAATGGGGTGAAGCCTTCAGCGACACTAGAAACAAAAG TAAAAATTGGACAATTCAATGATGAAATTGCAGGCACCTCCAATTATCAGAACTCAGTACAGGACGTTCCTAAGATTTTGGTTCCAAAGATCTCTGATCCCTCTTTATACAAG CCCCCTCCTGATCCGCGGATCGTAAATCAGCAAGCCACTCGGTATGGCTATAGCGCTTTACACAGGCCAGCTATTGGACAAAGTGTTGTGACTCCAGTAAATAGACTTGTGGAG ATCGTTGATGCAGCAAATAAGTTTGACCCATACGAGGTGGAGCATTCGCACCAATCATACAGAAGAGAACAGGCTAAGATCCCAAAGGATCAGGAACTATGTGTCATCTGCTTCTTTGAGAGATATTCTACTATCGCAATGGCTTCAGGAAAG ATAATACATCATTGCCAAACAATACATCAGAATGCGGGAACCAAATGCAACTCGTGCAATGCGAGATTTCTAAAAGACAGTGATCTAGAGTTCCACAGGAGATATTATCATCAGCAGCAGTAG
- the LOC127754981 gene encoding glucan endo-1,3-beta-glucosidase 8-like, with the protein MAAATAWRCVAAVVVGVVIMAAVAVVDGLGVNWGTMATHRLPPKVMARLLKDNGFKKVKIFDADATTMSGLAGTGIEAMIAVPNDMLAAVGDYGRAREWVKENVTRYSFDGGVDIRYVAVGNEPFLKAYNGEFDRATVPALRNIQRALDEAGYGKRIKATVPVNADVYDSPASNPVPSAGRFRDDVAGTMADMVRFLNRSGAPLTVNIYPFLSLYGNDDFPLDYAFFDGGPPPRPVVDNGINYTNVFDANFDTLVSALKRIGFGSLPIVIGEVGWPTDGDKHATVPYAQRFYSGLLKRLAARRGTPLRPRARIEVYLFGLMDEDTKSVAPGNFERHWGIFTFDGRPKFPLDLRGAGRPAMPVPAKGVKYLPRRWCVLNPNVTDDDAGRLADNVGYACSHSDCTALGYGCSCGALDARGNASYAFNVYYQAQGQADAACDFQGLAVVTEDDRDVAQGACNFSVQVAAAALAGAAVAAAAAVACAAAVVAALLVLV; encoded by the coding sequence atggcggcggcaacggcgtggCGTTgcgtcgcggcggtggtggtcggAGTGGTGatcatggcggcggtggcggtggtggatggGCTCGGGGTGAACTGGGGCACAATGGCGACGCACCGGCTGCCGCCCAAGGTGATGGCGCGGCTGCTCAAGGACAACGGGTTCAAGAAGGTGAAGATCTTCGACGCCGACGCGACGACCATGTCGGGGCTCGCCGGCACCGGCATCGAGGCGATGATCGCCGTCCCCAACGacatgctcgccgccgtcggcgactaCGGCCGCGCCAGGGAGTGGGTGAAGGAGAACGTCACGAGGTACAgcttcgacggcggcgtcgacatCAGGTACGTCGCCGTCGGCAACGAGCCGTTCCTCAAGGCGTACAACGGCGAGTTCGACCGCGCCACCGTGCCGGCGCTGAGGAACATCCAGCGCGCGCTCGACGAGGCCGGGTACGGGAAGCGGATCAAGGCGACGGTGCCGGTGAACGCCGACGTGTACGACTCGCCAGCGAGCAACCCGGTGCCGTCGGCGGGGAGGTTCcgcgacgacgtcgccggcaCCATGGCCGACATGGTCAGGTTCCTCAACCGCAGCGGCGCGCCGCTCACCGTCAACATCTACCCCTTCCTCAGCCTCTACGGCAACGACGACTTCCCGCTCGACTACGCCTTCTTCGAcggcgggccgccgccgcggccggtggTGGACAACGGCATCAACTACACCAACGTGTTCGACGCCAACTTCGACACGCTGGTGTCGGCGCTGAAGAGGATCGGGTTCGGGAGCCTCCCGATCGTGATCGGCGAGGTCGGGTGGCCGACGGACGGCGACAAGCACGCCACCGTGCCGTACGCGCAGCGGTTCTACTCCGGCCTGCTCAAGCggctggcggcgcggcgcggcacgccgctccggccgcgcgcgcgcatcGAGGTGTACCTGTTCGGGCTGATGGACGAGGACACCAAGAGCGTGGCGCCGGGCAACTTCGAGCGCCACTGGGGCATCTTCACGTTCGACGGCCGGCCCAAGTTCCCGCTCGACCTCCGCGGCGCCGGGCGGCCAGCGATGCCGGTGCCGGCGAAGGGCGTCAAGTACCTGCCACGGCGGTGGTGCGTGCTGAACCCGAACGTgacggacgacgacgccggccggctCGCCGACAACGTCGGGTACGCGTGCTCGCACTCCGACTGCACGGCGCTCGGCTACGGGTGCAGCTGCGGCGCGCTCGACGCGCGTGGGAACGCGTCGTACGCGTTCAACGTGTACTACCAGGCGCAGGGGCAGGCCGACGCGGCGTGCGACTTCCAGGggctcgccgtcgtcaccgaAGACGACAGGGACGTGGCGCAGGGCGCCTGCAACTTCAGCGtgcaggtcgccgccgcggcattggcgggcgccgccgttgccgccgccgcggcggtggcgtgcgcggcggccgtggtggcCGCGCTCCTTGTGTTGGTCTGA